The Nitrosomonas sp. PY1 genomic sequence GGATATCTTCTGCCGTCAAAACTTCAACCGAGGATGGCGCTTCTGAAGATTTTTGTTTGAATCGAGAAGCGCTTTGCACTTCTACATTTACAAGTTGAGTAAGCGGCAGATCAAAAATATCTTGTTTCTTATTAGTTCCTGCAATAACTGTATTTGCTAAAAGAAAAAATATTAAGAAGCTATATAAACGATGTATTAAATAGCATTTCTTGTTTTTTTTCATAAGGTGTAGTTATTGATTTACCATAGAAAGAAGCTAATCGATATCGAAAATAAAAGAGACAAATACTCTTCAATATAAGAATTTGTCACTAATGTGTTCAGCTTATTGTGCAACGTAGATATCTCATTGCTTTCATTGGATTAAAGGGCTTTATTTCTTCCTTTGAAGTAGAAAGCATAATAATTTGCTGCACTAAGCTCCAATGAGTGAATTAGAGCCTGTTTTGGCACTCTTTTTTATCGAATGTTGGGGATTTTTGTGTGGTTTTAATATTGATTAACCACCTAAGATTTATGATTGTTTCTTTAAGGCAGTGGTATTGAAGTGTCGCGCATGAGTTTCTCGGATACGATGTAACGCGTTGTACCCGGAAAGGGAATTTCTTGAGGTAAATTGTTCATTTATTGGACTGAGATCCTATAAAAAAAGCGATCGAAGTTTATTATTCTTCGGTACGATGTGTGAGTCATTCCGCGTATTCTGAGTTGCTGTTTTCAAAATGTGCTACTGATAGGAATCAGGAAGAACCTGAACGATAGCAACCACTCCACGAGAATTAATCAAATAGGGATCTAAAATCGAGTAAGCAGGAAAAATCAAATCATCTACATCAATGCAATTTTTTCTTGAGAAATTACGCAATTCTGATCATTGTAAAGAACAATATAAGCTCATTTTCTGATAGTAAGTTTCACTTATTAAGCATTCGCGCCAATCGCGTCTAACTCGCGATAACAAGATATCAAACCAAATTATTTTCATGATATCATTCTAAAAATGATAATGATTATTATTTGTAGTTTTATTACATAACAACCAGAGAAGGTATCAATTTATGAAAAAACGGATAAAACCAATGCTAATTGGGGTCGCAACTTCAATATTCGCTGCCGCTTCACATGCCGAGCCACCAGAAGCACCAAAGCTATATATTTCCACCAATGGTCCGCAAGTTAGCTTTTACTGGGATGAGGTTTCCAAGGCTGATAATTATATTTTAATCGCGTCTAATTTAGATGATGGATCGCCCTTTGGCCAATTTGATTTAGGCGCCGGTACTCGATTGAATGCTCCTTTGCCTGAGGGATCCGGGTTTTTTGTTTCGATCCGCGCAGAAAATGCGGATGGAAATAGTAATTTTTCAATACCACACTCACTGGTGGTTCCATCTATTTCTACAGCAGCGCCCTCAATAGAACAGGTGATTCAAAATTACGCACGTAATGTAATATTGAATACCTACTCTGATTTGGCCGAGCAAACAAAAATACTGCGTGCGGCGATTATCGAGTTGCAATTTGAGAAAACAGATAAGAATCTCTATAAAGCCCAAAACGCATGGCGCAACGCGCGCCTTCCTTGGGAGCAATCTGAAGCATTTGTATTTGGTCCCGTGGACACTAACGAATTGGACCCTGCTCTAGATAGTTGGCCAATAAATGCTACGGATATACAAAATATTGTAAAGAGTGATACTCCCCTAACGACAAAAGCTGTTAGTACATTTGACCCCACATTAAAAGGCTTTCATGTCATTGAATACTTATTATTTGGTAGTAATAGCAATAAAGCAGCTTCAGAACTAACGGATAGAGAGCTGGCGTACCTAATTGCAGCAGCTAGTGTACTTTCTAACGATGCTCAAGCATTAGTTGATGCATGGAATCCTAATGACGGAAATTATCTTTCTGTATTTTCTCAGGCTGGCGCAGGTAGTACGGCTTATCCTAGCCAAACTGCTGCGCTACAGGAAATGCTTATTGGCATGATTGGAATTGCAGATGAGGTGGCCAATGGAAAGCTTGGTAGGCCACTTACACAACAGGATGCTAACTTTATTGAGTCTCGGTTTAGCGCCAATTCGCGATCTGATTTTATGAATAATATTAGAGGCCTTCTAAATGTATATACTGGGAACTACATGTTATCCGAAGGCCCCGGTTTGGATGCTTTGGTGAAATCAGTTAATCCAGCATTAGATGAGGCCATTCGTGATCAAATTGAAAAATCCATTGCTGCAATTTACGCAATACCTCAACCATTCAGTGAATCTATTATTAATAATCGTGCACAAGTGCAAGCCGCCGTTGACGAAGTGAAGGCATTATTATCAATACTCATAGATAAGTTACTGCCATTGGTTCCCGCGGTTTAACAAAATGGCAGTGTTTTACTGAACTTGAGTATCGAGATTCATTTAAAGATAAGCGTTAAAACGCTGCCAGTAAAATAAAATTCCTGTTCTGTTATTTTTGATAAAACTATGAAATACCGTATTTTTATTATTTTAATCATATTAATGTGCTGCGGTTCAATCGTACAAGCTGCGCCCCCGTTAGCTCCCATTATAGCTTCTTCTGTCGAAGGTAATCGCGCTAGCGTCAGTTGGCTGCCAGTCGATGGCTCTAGAGCATACAGGTTATATTGGCTTCCTTATCCGATGCCTAATCCAATCGAATCGATCAATAGCATGGATCTTGGAAGTGAAACACAAATATCTGCAGAATTGGACGATGGGACTATGCTCTATGTTGCCTTAACTGCTTATAATCAGGATGGAGAAAGTGCTTTTTCGAATATAGAAGTCATTGCTATTAATAATGAGCTTTCTGGTGGTAGCACAACTATTTTCAACGAAAGCAGTTCTGCTTTTAGTAATCCAGCTCCGAATCTTAGTCCTGAAGGATTGTCTCGGCACTTAGCAGGTGACTCAGAATTTGAACAAAGCTTCGTTACGGCTCCCGCATTAATCAATGCTGGATTGGGGCCGGCATTTAATAGCAATAGCTGCATATCGTGCCATCCTAAAGATGGTCGTGGGCGCCCCCCTGAGGAGGGTGGAATATCTAATTCATTTTTCCTCCGCGTTAGCCTTCCTGGAGTTGATTCAAAAACTGGAGGATCGTTGGCTGTACCTGGGTTTGGCACTCAGCTTTTTGATAAAGCGGTATTTGGTGTTCAGCCGGAAGCCACCGTTAAGACAACATATACCGAAGTCAATGGAAAATTCGGTGATGAAACTCCCTATCAACTACGTAAGCCAACCTTTACTATTACTGACCCTTATATCGACTTGCCGAGCGTGTATTTAATTTCGCCTCGTGTTGCTCCGCCTGTATTTGGGCGCGGCCTGCTAGAAGCTATTTCTGATGAGACTTTGCTTGGTTGGGCTGACGAACATGATTTGAATAACGATGGCATATCCGGTCGTGTTAATCGAGTTTGGGATGTGGTTACGCAAACGACTGTAATCGGCCGCTTTGGACTTAAAGCTAACAATCCTTCAGTATTGGTCCAAAATGCTGGCGCATATCATAGTGATATGGGTATCACCAATGAGCTATTCCCGATAGAAAGTACTGTTGGTCAAACCCAGAATAATAGCGCGAACGATGGACCGGAACTCAAGCCTGGCGTTCTCGATGATGTAACATTCTATATACAAACATTAGCGGTACCTGCACGTCGCAATATAAATGATCCTGTCGTAAAAAAAGGGCAAATACTATTCGATCAAGCTGGTTGCGCCGCTTGTCATATTCCTACCGTAACAACCGGTGTTGTTGATGGCGTTCCAGAAATTTCTAACCAGATTGTTCATCCTTATACTGATTTATTACTTCATGACATGGGTGAAAGACTTGCCGACGACCGGAATGATTTTATCGCGAATGGGCAAGAATGGAGAACTCCTCCACTCTGGGGAATTGGCTATACTGAAGTTGTCAATGGCCATACTTTTTTTCTGCATGACGGACGTGCACGTAATTTAACAGAAGCCATTCTTTGGCATGGTGGTGAAGCAGAATCTTCCAAAGAATATTTTCGCGTACTTTCCTCTTCTGATCGGGATGCTTTAATTAAATTTCTTGAATCGCTGTAATGTTTATGCTGCTTAATCTCAAACTGGTTTTGACCAATCCCAAGAACATTAAGAGACTATGTATGTGAGGGATTTATCTAGGCAGGTTAAATGAGATTCTGTCGCAAATATTTAAACGAGGTACAGCGAGCACACCCTTCAGGCAAAGTTATCCTGCAAGAGTAGCAAACTACTGAAATCCGGACAACCCTTGTCGGTTCAGCTGCCCCTTTCGGATCATGTGTGCGGTTTCAATGCCAGCCAGAGTCGCCTCGGCAGAATGGAATGCCTTGAAACCCAGCATAGGCCGGGTGATTCTTTTGATAAATCTATGGTCTCGTTCGACGATGTTGTTCAGGTATTTGATTTGGCGAATCTCAACCAGGTGGTGCCAGCCAAGCCACAAAAGAAGAAGGTTGAG encodes the following:
- a CDS encoding imelysin family protein produces the protein MKKRIKPMLIGVATSIFAAASHAEPPEAPKLYISTNGPQVSFYWDEVSKADNYILIASNLDDGSPFGQFDLGAGTRLNAPLPEGSGFFVSIRAENADGNSNFSIPHSLVVPSISTAAPSIEQVIQNYARNVILNTYSDLAEQTKILRAAIIELQFEKTDKNLYKAQNAWRNARLPWEQSEAFVFGPVDTNELDPALDSWPINATDIQNIVKSDTPLTTKAVSTFDPTLKGFHVIEYLLFGSNSNKAASELTDRELAYLIAAASVLSNDAQALVDAWNPNDGNYLSVFSQAGAGSTAYPSQTAALQEMLIGMIGIADEVANGKLGRPLTQQDANFIESRFSANSRSDFMNNIRGLLNVYTGNYMLSEGPGLDALVKSVNPALDEAIRDQIEKSIAAIYAIPQPFSESIINNRAQVQAAVDEVKALLSILIDKLLPLVPAV
- a CDS encoding di-heme oxidoredictase family protein; translation: MKYRIFIILIILMCCGSIVQAAPPLAPIIASSVEGNRASVSWLPVDGSRAYRLYWLPYPMPNPIESINSMDLGSETQISAELDDGTMLYVALTAYNQDGESAFSNIEVIAINNELSGGSTTIFNESSSAFSNPAPNLSPEGLSRHLAGDSEFEQSFVTAPALINAGLGPAFNSNSCISCHPKDGRGRPPEEGGISNSFFLRVSLPGVDSKTGGSLAVPGFGTQLFDKAVFGVQPEATVKTTYTEVNGKFGDETPYQLRKPTFTITDPYIDLPSVYLISPRVAPPVFGRGLLEAISDETLLGWADEHDLNNDGISGRVNRVWDVVTQTTVIGRFGLKANNPSVLVQNAGAYHSDMGITNELFPIESTVGQTQNNSANDGPELKPGVLDDVTFYIQTLAVPARRNINDPVVKKGQILFDQAGCAACHIPTVTTGVVDGVPEISNQIVHPYTDLLLHDMGERLADDRNDFIANGQEWRTPPLWGIGYTEVVNGHTFFLHDGRARNLTEAILWHGGEAESSKEYFRVLSSSDRDALIKFLESL